Proteins from a genomic interval of Mycobacterium conspicuum:
- the nadC gene encoding carboxylating nicotinate-nucleotide diphosphorylase, giving the protein MIFSERELSEAREIVRRGLAEDLRYGPDVTTAATVPAEAVAKASLVSRDAGVVAGVDVALLVLDEVIGPDGYQVLDRVEDGARLQPGQPLLTVHAETRGLLTAERTMLNLICHLSGIATTTAAWVDAVRGTKAQIRDTRKTLPGLRALQKYAVRVGGGVNHRLGLGDAALIKDNHVVAAGSVVAALRAVREAAPDLPCEVEVDSLEQLDEVLAEDPELILLDNFPVWQTQTAVQRRDARAPGVLLESSGGLSLENAATYAATGVDYLAVGALTHSVRVLDIGLDM; this is encoded by the coding sequence ATGATTTTCTCCGAGCGCGAACTGAGCGAGGCCCGCGAGATCGTCCGGCGCGGCCTGGCCGAGGATCTGCGATACGGGCCCGACGTCACCACGGCGGCCACCGTGCCCGCCGAGGCGGTGGCCAAGGCGTCGCTGGTTTCCCGCGACGCCGGCGTGGTCGCGGGCGTGGACGTCGCGCTGCTGGTGCTCGACGAGGTGATCGGCCCCGACGGGTATCAGGTGCTGGACCGCGTCGAGGACGGCGCCCGGCTGCAGCCGGGCCAGCCCCTGCTGACGGTGCACGCGGAGACCCGCGGCCTGCTGACCGCCGAACGGACCATGCTGAACCTGATCTGCCATCTGTCCGGGATCGCCACCACGACGGCGGCCTGGGTCGACGCGGTGCGCGGCACCAAGGCCCAGATCCGCGACACCCGCAAGACCCTGCCCGGCCTGCGCGCGCTGCAGAAGTACGCGGTGCGCGTCGGCGGCGGCGTCAACCACCGGCTGGGGCTCGGGGACGCCGCCCTGATCAAGGACAACCACGTGGTGGCCGCGGGGTCGGTGGTGGCCGCGCTGCGGGCGGTCCGCGAGGCCGCGCCCGACCTGCCGTGCGAGGTCGAGGTGGACTCGCTCGAGCAACTCGACGAAGTGCTGGCCGAAGACCCCGAGCTGATCCTGTTGGACAACTTCCCGGTTTGGCAGACGCAGACGGCCGTGCAGCGCCGCGATGCCCGCGCGCCCGGCGTGCTGCTCGAGTCGTCGGGCGGGCTCAGCCTGGAAAACGCGGCGACCTACGCCGCCACGGGGGTGGATTATCTGGCCGTCGGGGCGTTGACGCACTCGGTGCGCGTCCTGGACATCGGCTTGGACATGTAG
- a CDS encoding lipase family protein — MVELGNLAGTRAAEWIGRPPHEELQHKVRPLLPRDDPFYLPPSGYECAHPGTVLRTRDVELAFLGLIPQPLRAIQLLYRTTDMNGHPEACVTTVIVPAERDPHRPCPVLSYQCAIDAISSRCFPSYALRRRSKAIGSISQLELLLIAATVAEGWAVSIPDHEGLHGMWGAPYEPGYRVLDGIRAAVTSERLDLSPDAPIGLWGYSGGGLASAWAAEMCATYAPELNVVGAVLGSPVGDLGHTFSRLNGGLFAGLPALVVAALARIYPDLDRVIKEHTNEEGRALLDALETMTTAEAVIRMAHKNMGDYLDEPLEDTLARPEVARVFDSIKLGSVVPAPPVLIVQAVHDYLIDVHDIDELADTYSIGGADVTYHRDAFNEHMFLHPLSAPMALRWLTDRFAGRPLTEHLVRTKWPTAFNPMTYAGMARLAVIAAKVITGKKVRRRPL; from the coding sequence ATGGTTGAGCTCGGCAATCTGGCAGGGACGCGCGCCGCGGAATGGATCGGGCGGCCGCCGCATGAAGAGCTGCAGCACAAGGTCCGCCCGCTGCTGCCCCGCGACGACCCGTTCTACCTGCCGCCGTCCGGCTACGAATGCGCCCACCCCGGCACGGTGCTGCGCACGCGCGATGTCGAGCTGGCGTTTCTCGGCCTGATTCCCCAGCCCCTGCGGGCCATCCAGCTGCTCTACCGCACCACGGACATGAACGGACATCCCGAGGCCTGCGTCACCACGGTGATCGTCCCGGCCGAACGCGACCCCCACCGGCCCTGCCCCGTGCTCTCCTACCAGTGCGCGATCGACGCCATCTCGTCGCGCTGTTTCCCGTCGTATGCGCTGCGGCGCAGGTCGAAGGCCATCGGCTCGATCAGCCAGCTGGAACTGTTGTTGATTGCCGCCACCGTGGCGGAAGGGTGGGCGGTGTCGATCCCCGACCATGAAGGCCTGCACGGCATGTGGGGCGCGCCGTACGAACCCGGCTACCGGGTGCTCGACGGGATTCGCGCCGCGGTGACCTCCGAGCGGCTCGACCTGTCGCCCGACGCCCCGATCGGGCTGTGGGGGTACTCGGGCGGCGGGCTGGCCAGCGCCTGGGCCGCCGAAATGTGCGCCACCTACGCGCCCGAGCTAAACGTCGTCGGCGCCGTCCTGGGATCGCCCGTCGGCGACCTGGGGCACACCTTCAGCCGGCTCAACGGCGGCCTGTTCGCCGGCCTGCCGGCGCTGGTGGTGGCCGCGCTCGCGCGCATCTACCCCGACCTCGACCGCGTCATCAAGGAACACACCAACGAGGAAGGCCGCGCCCTGCTGGACGCGCTCGAGACGATGACGACGGCGGAAGCGGTCATCCGGATGGCGCACAAGAACATGGGCGACTACCTCGACGAGCCGCTGGAAGACACCCTGGCCAGGCCGGAAGTCGCGCGCGTCTTCGACAGCATCAAGCTGGGTTCCGTCGTGCCGGCACCGCCGGTGCTGATCGTGCAGGCCGTGCACGACTACCTCATCGACGTGCACGACATCGACGAGCTGGCCGACACCTATTCAATCGGCGGCGCCGACGTCACCTATCACCGCGACGCGTTCAACGAGCACATGTTCCTGCATCCGTTGTCGGCGCCGATGGCGCTGCGCTGGCTCACCGACCGGTTCGCCGGCCGACCGCTGACCGAGCACCTGGTCCGGACCAAATGGCCGACCGCGTTCAACCCGATGACGTACGCCGGGATGGCGCGGCTTGCGGTGATCGCGGCCAAGGTCATCACCGGTAAGAAGGTTCGCCGCCGTCCACTGTGA
- a CDS encoding L-aspartate oxidase, giving the protein MTFAPEWTDTADVVVIGTGVAGLAAALAAHRAGRRVVVLSKADQRHGVTATHYAQGGIAVVLPDSDDSIDDHVADTLAAGAGMCDADAVYSIVADGYRAVAELVGDGARFDESAPGRWALTREGGHSRRRIVHAGGDATGAEVQRALDGAAQLLDIRTGHVAARVLHDRTAVTGVAVVNADGRGIISAPAVILASGGLGHLYGATTNPEGSTGDGIALALWAGVPVSDLEFIQFHPTMLYAGRGRGRRPLITEAIRGEGAILLDSQGNSVMAGVHPMGDLAPRDVVAAAIDARMKAIGDPCVYLDARGIDGFDARFPTVAASCRAVGIDPVRQPIPVTPGAHYSCGGVVTDVYGQTELPGLFAAGEVARTGMHGANRLASNSLLEGLVVGGRAGKAAAAHAAAVGRSRAIAPEPIIHTAPKRRELQKAMSRDASVVRNAAGLRRLSETLSAARVRTVASRRDFENAALALAARVVTAAALARNESRGCHHRAEYSDAVPEQARSQVVRLVGDAVCVEALSAVPC; this is encoded by the coding sequence ATGACGTTCGCCCCCGAGTGGACTGACACCGCCGACGTCGTCGTGATCGGCACCGGCGTCGCGGGTTTGGCCGCCGCGCTGGCCGCCCACCGCGCCGGGCGCAGGGTGGTGGTGCTCAGCAAGGCCGACCAGCGGCACGGGGTGACCGCGACGCACTACGCGCAGGGCGGCATCGCCGTGGTGCTGCCGGACAGTGACGACTCGATCGACGACCACGTCGCCGACACCCTGGCCGCCGGGGCCGGCATGTGCGACGCCGACGCGGTGTATTCGATCGTCGCCGACGGCTACCGCGCCGTCGCCGAATTGGTCGGTGACGGAGCACGTTTCGACGAATCCGCCCCCGGCCGGTGGGCGCTGACCCGCGAGGGCGGCCATTCGCGGCGGCGCATCGTGCACGCCGGCGGCGACGCCACCGGCGCCGAGGTGCAGCGAGCGCTCGACGGCGCGGCCCAGCTGCTGGACATCCGCACCGGCCACGTTGCCGCCCGCGTGCTGCACGACCGTACTGCGGTCACCGGGGTGGCGGTGGTCAACGCCGACGGGCGCGGCATCATCAGCGCGCCCGCGGTGATCCTGGCCTCCGGCGGCCTGGGCCACCTCTACGGCGCGACGACCAACCCGGAGGGCTCCACCGGCGACGGGATCGCGCTGGCGTTGTGGGCCGGTGTGCCGGTCAGCGACCTGGAGTTCATCCAGTTCCACCCCACCATGCTGTATGCGGGGCGGGGGCGGGGCCGGCGCCCGCTGATCACCGAGGCAATCCGCGGCGAGGGCGCGATACTGCTTGACAGCCAAGGTAATTCGGTGATGGCCGGCGTTCACCCGATGGGGGATCTGGCGCCGCGCGACGTGGTCGCGGCCGCCATCGACGCGCGGATGAAGGCCATCGGCGATCCGTGTGTCTACCTCGACGCCCGGGGCATCGACGGCTTCGATGCCCGCTTCCCCACCGTCGCGGCGTCCTGCCGCGCGGTTGGCATCGACCCGGTCCGCCAACCGATTCCGGTCACCCCGGGCGCGCACTACAGTTGCGGCGGCGTCGTCACCGACGTGTACGGACAAACCGAGCTGCCCGGGCTGTTCGCCGCGGGCGAGGTGGCCCGCACCGGGATGCACGGCGCAAACCGGCTGGCGTCCAACAGCTTGCTGGAGGGCCTGGTGGTCGGCGGCCGCGCCGGAAAGGCCGCGGCCGCGCACGCCGCGGCCGTCGGCCGGTCGCGTGCAATCGCGCCCGAGCCGATCATCCACACCGCGCCGAAGCGCCGCGAACTGCAGAAGGCGATGAGCCGGGACGCCTCGGTGGTCCGCAACGCGGCCGGGCTGCGGCGGTTGTCCGAGACGCTGTCGGCCGCGCGGGTCCGCACCGTGGCGAGCCGCCGCGATTTCGAAAATGCGGCGTTGGCGCTGGCGGCTCGGGTGGTGACCGCGGCGGCCCTGGCCCGCAACGAAAGCCGGGGCTGCCACCACCGCGCCGAGTACTCCGACGCCGTTCCGGAGCAAGCGCGGTCTCAGGTCGTGCGGCTGGTCGGTGACGCGGTGTGCGTGGAAGCGCTATCGGCGGTGCCCTGCTGA
- a CDS encoding AraC family transcriptional regulator, whose protein sequence is MVTLAARPQFSLEAWTCRPDSSGWSAIERPLGGRLVLVRSGRFQRRAAGGPADLDPTVGYLGAPEDEDQFAHPHGGDVCTSVRLTAASWRRLVGEPGRMPRSTFYADARLELAHRRLLAAVDVDYQLAENLLALTVAALRQVTDRRTPLTDPPVPADARLVQRAREAIHDDHPAARGLFPLAELLDVSPYRLSRAFPKHLGVSLTSYRNRVRVGRALERLQAETSTMADIAAALGFADQAHFTRVMRAHVGHTPNALRRALQTTGYMSKPMSRTRTECVNAPTAR, encoded by the coding sequence ATGGTCACCCTCGCCGCGCGACCGCAGTTCAGCCTCGAGGCCTGGACGTGCCGGCCCGACAGTTCGGGTTGGTCGGCGATTGAGCGCCCGCTCGGCGGACGGCTGGTGTTGGTCAGGTCCGGCCGGTTTCAGCGGCGGGCGGCGGGCGGCCCGGCCGATCTGGACCCGACCGTCGGATACCTCGGCGCACCGGAAGACGAAGACCAGTTCGCGCATCCGCACGGCGGCGACGTATGCACGTCGGTGCGCCTGACCGCCGCGTCGTGGCGGCGGCTGGTCGGCGAGCCCGGCCGGATGCCTCGCTCGACCTTCTATGCCGACGCCCGGTTGGAACTCGCGCACCGGCGCCTGCTGGCCGCCGTCGACGTCGACTATCAGCTCGCCGAGAATCTGCTGGCGCTGACCGTCGCGGCGCTGCGGCAGGTAACCGACCGGCGCACGCCGCTGACCGATCCACCGGTACCCGCCGACGCGCGACTGGTGCAGCGGGCGCGCGAGGCCATCCACGACGACCACCCGGCGGCGCGCGGGCTATTCCCGCTGGCCGAGCTCCTCGACGTGTCGCCCTACCGCTTGAGCAGGGCTTTTCCCAAGCATCTGGGCGTATCGCTGACCAGCTATCGCAACAGAGTCAGGGTCGGTCGTGCCCTGGAACGACTGCAGGCCGAGACGTCGACAATGGCCGACATCGCCGCCGCACTCGGCTTCGCCGACCAAGCGCACTTCACCCGCGTGATGCGGGCACATGTCGGGCATACGCCGAACGCGCTGCGGCGCGCACTGCAGACCACCGGCTACATGTCCAAGCCGATGTCCAGGACGCGCACCGAGTGCGTCAACGCCCCGACGGCCAGATAA
- the nadA gene encoding quinolinate synthase NadA encodes MTVLNRWDARADEDLAAGITNSPTGYAGVDGDAQWAAEIRRLARLRGATVLAHNYQLPAIQDVADHVGDSLALSRIAADAPEDTIVFCGVHFMAETAKILSPDKTVLIPDQRAGCSLADSITPDELRAWKDEHPGAVVVSYVNTTAAVKALTDICCTSSNAVEVVESIDPDREVLFCPDQFLGAHVRRVTGRTKLHVWAGECHVHAGINGDELTEQARANPDAELFVHPECGCATSALYLAGEGAFPADRVKILSTGGMLDAAHATRARKVLVATEVGMLHQLRRAAPEVDFRAVNDRASCKYMKMITPAALLRCLVDGADEVHVDPDIAAAGRRSVQRMIEIGQPGGGE; translated from the coding sequence ATGACGGTCCTGAACCGCTGGGACGCGCGCGCGGACGAAGACTTGGCGGCCGGCATCACCAACTCACCGACCGGCTACGCCGGGGTCGACGGTGACGCCCAATGGGCCGCCGAGATTCGTCGCCTGGCGCGGTTGCGTGGCGCGACTGTGCTGGCGCACAACTACCAGCTGCCCGCCATCCAGGACGTGGCCGACCACGTCGGTGACTCGCTGGCGCTGTCGCGGATCGCCGCCGACGCGCCCGAGGACACCATCGTGTTCTGCGGCGTGCACTTCATGGCCGAGACCGCCAAGATCCTGAGCCCGGACAAGACCGTGCTCATCCCGGACCAGCGGGCCGGCTGCTCGCTGGCCGATTCGATCACCCCCGACGAACTGCGCGCCTGGAAGGACGAACACCCCGGCGCCGTCGTCGTGTCCTACGTCAACACCACGGCGGCGGTGAAGGCGCTCACCGACATCTGCTGCACCTCGTCGAACGCGGTCGAGGTGGTCGAGTCCATCGACCCGGACCGCGAGGTGCTGTTCTGCCCGGACCAATTCCTCGGGGCGCACGTGCGCCGCGTCACCGGCCGCACCAAGCTGCACGTGTGGGCCGGTGAGTGCCACGTGCACGCCGGCATCAACGGCGACGAGCTCACCGAGCAGGCCCGCGCCAATCCCGATGCCGAGCTGTTCGTGCACCCCGAATGTGGTTGTGCCACTTCGGCGTTGTACCTGGCCGGCGAGGGCGCCTTCCCGGCGGACCGGGTGAAGATCTTGTCCACCGGTGGCATGCTGGACGCGGCGCACGCGACGCGGGCCCGCAAGGTTCTGGTCGCCACCGAGGTCGGCATGCTGCACCAATTGCGCAGGGCCGCACCGGAAGTCGACTTTCGCGCCGTGAACGACCGCGCGTCCTGCAAGTACATGAAGATGATCACCCCGGCGGCGCTGTTGCGCTGCCTGGTCGACGGCGCCGACGAGGTGCATGTCGACCCGGACATCGCGGCGGCCGGGCGCCGCAGCGTGCAGCGGATGATCGAGATCGGCCAGCCGGGCGGTGGCGAATGA
- a CDS encoding NUDIX hydrolase → MPNGSTAHEVLAVVFQVGQVTGAPREQKPQLNVLLWQRARDPQKGAWSLPGGRLRNDEDMTTSVRRQLAEKVDLRELAHLEQLAVFSEPARVPDVRMIASTFLGLVPSPATPELPPDTRWHPVNALPPMAFDHGTMVAHARTRLVAKMSYTNIGFALAPREFALSTLRDIYGAALGYQVDATNLQRVLARRGVITHTGTVAQSGRSGGRPAALYRFTDSQLRVTDEFAALKPPGQV, encoded by the coding sequence ATGCCCAATGGTAGCACCGCCCACGAAGTGCTTGCGGTCGTGTTCCAAGTTGGGCAGGTTACGGGCGCACCCCGTGAGCAAAAACCGCAACTTAACGTGCTGTTATGGCAGCGTGCCCGGGATCCGCAGAAGGGCGCGTGGTCGCTACCGGGCGGGCGGCTGCGCAACGACGAGGACATGACCACCTCGGTGCGTCGCCAGCTGGCCGAGAAGGTCGACCTGCGTGAGCTGGCGCATCTGGAACAGCTCGCCGTGTTCTCCGAGCCGGCCCGGGTGCCCGACGTGCGGATGATCGCGTCCACCTTCCTGGGCCTGGTGCCCTCCCCCGCCACCCCGGAGTTGCCGCCGGACACCCGCTGGCATCCGGTCAACGCGCTGCCGCCGATGGCCTTCGACCACGGCACGATGGTGGCGCACGCCCGCACCCGGCTGGTCGCCAAGATGTCCTACACCAACATCGGATTCGCTTTGGCGCCAAGGGAATTCGCGTTGTCGACGCTGCGTGACATCTACGGCGCCGCGCTGGGCTATCAGGTCGACGCGACGAACCTGCAGCGGGTGCTTGCCCGCCGCGGAGTCATCACGCACACCGGCACCGTCGCCCAATCCGGCCGCAGCGGCGGGCGCCCGGCCGCGCTGTACCGCTTCACCGATTCCCAGCTGCGGGTGACCGACGAATTCGCCGCGCTGAAGCCGCCCGGCCAGGTTTAA